A stretch of the Argentina anserina chromosome 6, drPotAnse1.1, whole genome shotgun sequence genome encodes the following:
- the LOC126799660 gene encoding serine/threonine-protein phosphatase PP1-like — protein MEGLDALIQRLLEGKVNRGKRIPLVEAEVRQLCITAKEVFLRQPLLLELAAPINVCGDIHGQYHDLLRLFELGGFPPDANYVFLGDYVDRGKQSIETICLLLAYKIRYPDNFFLLRGNHECASINRIYGFYDECKRRFSVRLWKVFTECFNCLPVAAVIDDKIFCMHGGLSPELESLDKLRAIERPVDVPDQGLLCDILWSDPDRDIKGWGENDRGVSYTFGPDRVAEFLMKHDMDLICRAHQVVEDGYEFFAERQLVTIFSAPNYCGEFNNAGALMRVDKSLLCSFQLVKPWRGKGAVEY, from the exons ATGGAAGGATTGGATGCCCTGATTCAGAGATTACTGGAAGGAAAGGTAAACAGAGGCAAACGGATACCTCTAGTAGAGGCCGAAGTCCGCCAACTTTGCATCACTGCTAAAGAAGTTTTTCTCAGGCAACCTCTTCTTCTTGAACTGGCAGCTCCCATCAATGTTTGCG GTGATATACATGGTCAATATCATGATCTCTTGCGGCTGTTTGAGTTAGGTGGATTTCCGCCGGATGCAAATTACGTGTTTCTTGGAGACTATGTAGACAGAGGAAAACAGAGCATAGAGACAATATGCCTTCTCCTTGCTTACAAGATCAGATATCCAGACAATTTTTTCCTCCTCCGAGGGAACCATGAATGTGCTTCCATCAACAGAATCTATGGATTCTACGATGAGTGTAAGCGTAGGTTCAGCGTCCGGTTATGGAAGGTCTTCACAGAATGCTTCAATTGTTTGCCTGTCGCGGCGGTCATTGATGACAAGATCTTCTGCATGCATGGTGGCCTATCTCCTGAGTTGGAAAGCTTGGACAAGCTCAGAGCTATAGAGAGGCCGGTTGACGTGCCGGACCAGGGACTATTATGTGACATTCTTTGGTCAGATCCAGATAGAGACATTAAAGGGTGGGGTGAGAATGATAGGGGTGTTTCGTATACTTTTGGACCTGATAGGGTAGCTGAATTCTTGATGAAACATGATATGGATCTCATATGCCGCGCTCACCAG GTTGTTGAAGATGGTTACGAATTCTTTGCAGAAAGGCAGCTGGTTACCATATTTTCTGCACCAAACTATTGCGGAGAGTTCAACAACGCAGGTGCCTTAATGAGAGTGGATAAGAGTTTGCTTTGCTCATTTCAGCTAGTGAAACCTTGGAGAGGGAAAGGTGCAGTAGAATATTGA
- the LOC126799656 gene encoding uncharacterized protein LOC126799656: MEVGRRISASPRPCSGRRVVAKKKRAAGDGFVNSVKKLQRREISSKRDRAFGMCNAQERFRNMHLMEEYDTHDPKGHSSPKLPFLMKRTKVIEIVAARDIIFALAHSGVCAAFSRETNHRICFLNVSPDEVIRSLFYNKNNDSLITVSVYASDNFSSLKCRSTRIEYIRRGKPDAGFALFESESLKWPGFVEFDDVNGKVLTYSAQDSIYKVFDLKNYTMLYSISDKNVQEIKISPGIMLLIFNRASSHVPLKILSIEDGTVLKAFNHLLHRNKKVDFIEQFNEKLLVKQENENLQILDVRNAELMEVNRAEFMTPSAFIFLYENQLFLTFRNRTVAVWNFRGELVTSFEDHLLWHPDCNTNNIYITSDQDLIISYCKADSDDHWLEPNAGSIHVSNILTGKCLAKINASNAGPKVDESSGSSSTSRKRMNSSLVRSTVAEALEDITALFYDEERNEIYTGNRHGLVHVWSN, from the exons ATGGAAGTGGGGAGGAGGATATCGGCGAGTCCTCGGCCGTGCTCCGGCCGGCGAGTGGTggcgaagaagaagagggcTGCCGGAGATGGGTTCGTCAACAGCGTCAAGAAGCTTCAAAGGCGTGAGATTTCTTCCAAGCGTGATCGAGCTTTTGGGATGTGCAATGCTCAAGAGAGATTCCGCAACATGCACTTGATg GAGGAATACGATACTCATGATCCCAAGGGTCATTCATCCCCCAAATTGCCTTTTCTGATGAAGAGGACAAAGGTCATTGAGATAGTTGCGGCACGTGACATAATCTTTGCTCTTGCACACTCTGGTGTATGCGCAGCTTTTAGTAGAG AGACAAACCATAGGATCTGTTTCTTGAATGTTAGTCCTGATGAAGTCATCCGAAGCTTGTTTTATAACAAGAACAATGATTCGCTCATCACAGTTTCAGTCTACGCTTCGGACAACTTCAGCTCTTTGAAATGCAGATCTACAAGGATTGA GTATATAAGGAGGGGTAAGCCAGATGCTGGTTTTGCTCTTTTTGAGTCTGAGTCCTTGAAGTGGCCTGGGTTTGTAGAGTTTGATGATGTTAATGGCAAGGTCTTAACATACTCTGCACAagatag TATATATAAGGTGTTTGATCTTAAAAACTATACCATGCTTTACTCTATCTCAGACAAAAATGTACAAGAAATCAAGATCAG TCCAGGTATCATGCTGCTGATTTTTAATAGAGCTAGTAGCCATGTTCCGCTGAAGATTCTGTCAATAGAAGATGGCACTGTTCTCAAAGCCTTTAATCATCTGCTTCATCGAAACAAGAAGGTGGATTTCATAGAACAATTCAATGAAAAGCTTCTCGTTaagcaagaaaatgagaatCTTCAGATCCTTGAT GTTCGAAATGCGGAGCTGATGGAAGTTAACCGAGCTGAGTTCATGACCCCATCAGCATTTATCTTTCTATATGAGAACCAGCTATTCCTGACGTTCAGAAATAGGACTGTGGCTGTCTGGAACTTCCGTGGAGAACTTGTAACTTCATTTGAGGATCACTTGTTGTGGCATCCTGACTGCAATACCAACAACATTTATATAACAAGCGATCAAGATTTGATCATATCTTATTGCAAGGCTGATTCTGATGATCATTGGTTGGAACCAAATG CTGGTTCTATTCATGTCAGCAATATCTTAACCGGGAAATGCCTGGCCAAAATTAATGCGAGCAATGCCGGTCCCAAGGTTGATGAGTCTAGCGGCAGTTCTAGCACATCAAGGAAGCGAATGAACTCATCTCTGGTGAGAAGCACGGTTGCTGAGGCTTTGGAAGACATCACTGCCCTTTTTTATGATGAAGAACGCAATGAGATATATACTGGAAATAGGCATGGTCTTGTTCATGTGTGGTCAAACTGA
- the LOC126799652 gene encoding mediator of RNA polymerase II transcription subunit 33A-like, translating to MGSVELERRVVELVTAAGKGKEESPVIWAMELGQYVEAAPSIQLGEVVVTQLCFRHNKPCLWKFIDLCLSSGLLSPLHVLSLLSSRVIPQRRSQPEAYKLFLELLRRYAFSFGSIAGDGPKQRIAESVDLALQLSETYKAPVMEYGHALVLFFFNTIYSLIDSTLDDWGLKMTSRKRLRSAFGGSNNHDSETDSIGNENVKSDKNQERIRTKNSFLAIEVLGNLTESRKALVLLRLVHLNMPENFKGLLQRLRFLEARQLPSSDLNSVGQLLARLSGNIMRVVGFEYQMNKHQLIGMLLDIGSQKPKFSCISGYGPFTCWVPLDIYMENAMDGKQLSIKSAINILAEGIMTLQVINQASWQETFLALWLSALRLVQRERDPLEGAIPHLESRFCILLSIVPLAIAHVLEDEANLNSSSLNDTTSRNVENGDGHEMNSKVSTSRKHGLIFSLKVLGNFSGLLCPPSSVSDSANSAATKAACFIHDYNNEKDTSGGGSCGDTCIKAGGDMRHLIVEACIARNLIDTSAYFWPGYVSASMISPLNTLPVKRSPWSTFMEGAPLRDALINSLIMTPASSLEEIEKLYHIALNGSPEEKTAAAKILCGASLRSGWNIQEHVVRFVVMLLSPRVPPNYTGPSYLIDHASMLSAILLGASTIDTVHILSLHGMVPQVAGSLIPLCEELGSLKPSLNKKSSMDDESSIHMVFSLAFLFLLRLWKFYRPPLEQYIAERGGVVGGELTLEYLLILRNSHTASAWDETNNTSHRYESASERPIYIDLYPKLQAWYRQNKSCVASTLSGLTSGNPVHEVANKILSMIYWKMSKSRSLSSNSPAPSSSSGSHSPVDVGEDVKQRSMLPAWDVLEAIPFVLEAILTACAHGRLSSRDLTTGLRDLVEFLPASLATIISYFSAEVTRGIWKPVPMNGIDWPSPAVILNSVESEIKEILEAVGVSAPSCLTEISTIMLPLPLAALVSLTITFKLEKSSEYIHAVAGLALENCASGCPWPSMLIVGCLWAQKVRRWHHFIVVACSRSVFIQNKDAVAQLLRSCFSSFFGSHNTSTSLLSSQISVSGLLGYTITGCSARPSVAPGFLYLRSCRTISVVQFINDVIVELVAEHALKLASNWASTDSPRLNSTQASLSLVISKAKEAATLGACLICVAGGVRLVQTLYRDTIPTWLLSPKKEKLGQASSVSGVMEGYAMAYLVILAGSFEWGFEDKLPAWALSRRASIVGIHMNFLAGVLEGNMSLGCDPATWKSYVSCLVGLMVNFAPMWIKDVKVETLRKLAGGLRGWHECELALSLLERGGTSAIGSAAELVNVLN from the exons ATGGGGAGTGTGGAATTGGAGCGGCGGGTGGTGGAGCTGGTGACGGCGGCGGGGAAGGGAAAGGAGGAGAGTCCAGTGATTTGGGCGATGGAGTTGGGCCAATATGTGGAGGCAGCGCCAAGCATTCAGTTAGGGGAGGTTGTCGTGACCCAACTCTGTTTCCGGCATAACAAACCTTGTCTCTGGAAGTTTATCGACCTTTGTCTCTCCTCTGGTCTCCTCTCTCCTCTTCATGtgctctctctcctctcttccaG AGTGATTCCTCAACGGCGATCCCAACCAGAAGCGTATAAGCTGTTTCTTGAGCTTTTGCGGCGGTATGCATTTTCGTTTGGTTCAATTGCTGGTGATGGGCCTAAACAAAG GATTGCAGAATCAGTCGATCTAGCTCTTCAACTTTCTGAGACTTACAAGGCTCCTGTTATGGAGTATGGACATGCACTGGTCTTGTTCTTTTTCAATACCATCTACAGCTTGATTGACAGCACCTTGGATGATTGGGGTTTGAAGATGACATCTAGAAAGAGACTAAGATCAGCTTTTGGAGGTTCAAACAACCATGATAGTGAGACAGATTCTATAGGAAATGAGAATGTCAAAAGTGACAAAAATCAGGAGAGGATTAGGACAAAAAATTCCTTTCTGGCCATAGAGGTGCTGGGAAATCTAACTGAAAGCAGAAAAGCTTTGGTTCTGCTTCGCCTTGTTCACTTGAATAT GCCTGAAAATTTCAAGGGCCTCTTGCAGAGGCTACGGTTTCTTGAAGCTCGTCAATTGCCATCCTCAGATTTGAACTCTGTGGGACAACTATTGGCAAGATTGTCAGGCAATATCATGAGAGTCGTGGGCTTTGAATACCAGATGAATAAGCACCAGCTCATTGGAATGCTTCTTGATATTGGCTCTCAGAAGCCAAAATTTTCCTGTATCTCTGGATATGGTCCTTTTACTTGTTGGGTTCCTTTGGATATATACATGGAGAATGCAATGGATGGCAAACAGCTCTCTATTAAATCAGCTATCAATATACTTGCAG AAGGAATTATGACGCTCCAAGTAATTAACCAGGCTAGCTGGCAAGAAACCTTCCTAGCACTATGGCTCTCAGCCCTTCGGCTAGTGCAACGA GAACGTGATCCTCTTGAAGGCGCTATACCACATCTTGAGTCACGTTTTTGTATCCTTTTGTCTATTGTCCCCTTGGCAATTGCTCACGTTTTGGAGGATGAGGCCAACTTGAATTCCTCGTCACTTAATGATACAACTTCCAGGAATGTTGAGAACGGAGATGGACATGAAATGAACAGCAAAGTAAGTACTTCAAGAAAACATGGACtgatattttctctcaaaGTCCTTGGGAACTTCTCTGGTCTTCTATGCCCTCCTTCATCAGTCTCAGATTCAGCAAATAGTGCAGCAACAAAAGCAGCTTGCTTTATACATGATTACAACAATGAAAAGGATACATCGGGTGGAGGCAGCTGCGGTGATACTTGTATAAAAGCAG GTGGTGACATGAGGCACCTCATTGTGGAAGCTTGCATTGCGAGAAATTTGATCGATACATCAGCATATTTTTGGCCTGGGTATGTGTCTGCATCCATGATCTCACCATTGAATACATTGCCAGTTAAAAGGTCCCCATGGTCAACATTCATGGAAGGAGCACCATTGAGGGATGCCCTTATAAACTCTCTTATCATGACCCCTGCTTCAAG TTTGGAAGAGATTGAAAAGTTATATCATATTGCTCTAAATGGGTCACCAGAGGAGAAGACGGCAGCAGCAAAGATCCTCTGTGGTGCATCACTCAGAAGTGGATGGAACATTCAG GAACATGTGGTGCGCTTCGTGGTTATGCTTCTTTCTCCTCGTGTACCTCCCAATTATACTGGACCAAGTTACTTAATTGATCATGCGTCAATGCTGAGTGCTATCCTTTTAGGAGCTTCCACTATTGATACAGTTCATATCCTTTCATTGCATGGTATG GTCCCCCAAGTGGCAGGTTCTTTAATTCCACTATGTGAGGAACTTGGGTCACTTAAGCCTTCATTAAATAAAAAGTCAAGCATGGATGATGAGTCCTCGATTCACATGGTTTTTTCTCTagcatttctttttcttcttcgtctATGGAAATTTTATAGACCACCTCTTGAGCAATACATTGCAGAGAGAGGAGGAGTAGTAGGAGGTGAGCTGACtttggagtatcttttgatATTGCGGAATAGCCACACTGCCTCTGCCTGGGATGAAACAAACAACACATCTCATCGATATGAATCAGCATCTGAAAGACCAATATACATTGATTTATATCCAAAACTACAAGCTTGGTATAGGCAAAACAAATCTTGTGTAGCTTCAACACTTTCTGGTCTCACCAGTGGAAATCCTGTCCATGAAGTTGCTAATAAAATTCTGAGTATGATCTACTGGAAAATGTCTAAAAGTAGATCCCTATCAAGTAATTCTCCTGCACCATCAAGCAGCAGTGGGAGCCACTCCCCTGTAGATGTTGGGGAGGATGTGAAACAGAGATCCATGCTTCCTGCATGGGATGTGTTGGAAGCCATTCCTTTTGTTCTCGAGGCTATTTTGACTGCTTGTGCCCATGGCAGGCTTTCATCTCGGGACTTAACCACTG GCTTGCGAGACCTAGTTGAATTTTTACCTGCTTCTCTTGCTACTATCATCAGTTACTTCTCTGCAGAAGTCACTCGTGGTATATGGAAACCAGTTCCTATGAATGGAATAGACTGGCCTAGTCCAGCAGTGATTCTTAATTCGGTCGAAtctgaaataaaagaaatactTGAGGCTGTTGGTGTCAGTGCTCCAAGCTGTCTCACTG AGATTTCAACTATAATGCTACCCCTTCCCCTAGCTGCTCTTGTGAGTTTGACAATTACTTTTAAACTTGAGAAGAGTTCTGAATACATTCATGCTGTTGCTGGGCTAGCCTTGGAGAACTGTGCATCAGGTTGCCCTTGGCCTAGCATGCTTATCGTTGGCTGTTTGTGGGCTCAAAAGGTTCGCCGCTGGCATCATTTCATTGTTGTAGCATGTTCTCGCTCTGTATTTATACAAAACAAGGATGCCGTTGCCCAGCTCCTTAGAAGTTGCTTCTCCTCCTTTTTTGGATCCCACAACACTTCAACCTCTTTGTTGTCCAGCCAAATCAGTGTGAGTGGTCTTTTGGGTTATACTATCACAGGCTGTAGTGCCCGTCCTTCTGTAGCACCCGGATTTCTATACCTTCGCTCTTGCAGGACGATATCGGTTGTTCAATTTATCAATGATGTGATTGTAGAGCTTGTTGCAGAGCATGCTTTAAAATTAGCCTCTAATTGGGCAAGCACAGACTCGCCTCGCTTGAATTCTACCCAAGCATCACTGTCTCTGGTTATTTCCAAGGCAAAGGAAGCAGCAACCCTTGGTGCATGTCTCATATGTGTTGCAGGTGGTGTCCGGCTGGTCCAAACATTGTACCGTGATACCATTCCAACCTGGTTACTCTCTCCGAAGAAAGAGAAGCTTGGCCAGGCAAGTTCTGTATCGGGTGTAATGGAGGGTTATGCCATGGCATATCTGGTGATTCTGGCAGGTTCATTTGAATGGGGATTTGAAGACAAGCTGCCAGCATGGGCACTCTCTAGAAGAGCCAGCATTGTTGGGATTCACATGAATTTTCTGGCAGGGGTTTTAGAGGGAAACATGTCACTTGGTTGTGATCCGGCTACTTGGAAATCTTATGTTTCTTGTCTAGTGGGATTAATGGTAAACTTTGCGCCAATGTGGATTAAAGATGTGAAGGTGGAAACACTAAGGAAATTGGCCGGCGGGTTAAGGGGATGGCATGAATGTGAGTTGGCCCTTTCTCTTCTTGAAAGAGGTGGGACTTCTGCCATAGGGTCTGCTGCAGAACTGGTAAATGTATTGAACTGA